In Salarias fasciatus chromosome 2, fSalaFa1.1, whole genome shotgun sequence, one genomic interval encodes:
- the gp1ba gene encoding platelet glycoprotein Ib alpha chain, translated as MRASLLLALTFLLSHVTGADPGPGCQTKRDKDYRPSMNCTAGGFSSIPLEIEPTIQVLLFRDNRFSSLSWSSFQVFAQLHEVDLTGNQILEVPLSPGALLPTLSVLRLGWNRLTGLPNGSFSACPALTELHLPHNTISALSDGSFSGLSRLETLDLTSNRITVLPPLMLHPLVAIENLFLGNNQIRVMPDDWFSKKEDIPYIILSANPWECSCSLRILHRYLQDNGLNVYVLDGGLISSDPESVVCQSPLTLKGLSVVNLEESELCGPRPRSLSRF; from the exons ATGAGGGCTTCTCTCCTTCTTGCCCTAACTTTCCTCTTGTCTCACGTTACTGGGGCAGATCCAGGTCCTGGTTGCCAGACCAAAAGGGACAAGGACTATCGACCGAGTATGAACTGCACTGCGGGTGGCTTTTCCAGCATCCCACTGGAAATTGAACCTACGATCCAG GTTCTGCTGTTTAGAGACAACCGGTTCTCGAgtctctcctggtcctccttCCAGGTGTTTGCACAGCTCCATGAGGTGGACCTGACAGGAAACCAG ATCCTGGAGGTCCCTCTGTCCCCTGGAGCTCTGCTGCCTACCCTCAGCGTACTCCGCCTGGGATGGAACCGCCTCACCGGCCTGCCCAACGGCTCCTTCTCCGCCTGCCCCGCACTCACCGAACTCCACCTGCCCCACAACACAATTTCTGCGCTGAGCGATGGCAGCTTCTCCGGACTGAGCCGGCTGGAG aCCCTTGACCTGACATCCAACCGGATCACAGTCCTTCCTCCCCTCATGCTGCATCCACTTGTTGCCATAGAAAATCTATTCCTGGGAAACAATCAG ATCCGGGTGATGCCTGATGATTGGTTCAGCAAGAAGGAAGATATCCCCTACATCATCCTCTCAGCCAATCCCTGGGAATGTTCCTGCTCTCTGCGTATTCTGCACCGATACCTCCAAGACAATGGTCTTAATGTGTATGTCCTTGATGGTGGACTCATCAGCAGTGACCCTGAAAGCGTG GTCTGTCAGTCTCCATTAACACTCAAGGGATTGTCTGTTGTGAATCTGGAAGAAAGTGAGCTGTGTGGACCAAGACCAAGGTCCTTGTCAAGATTTTGA